In bacterium, the DNA window AAATCATACATAAGTGGTAAAATAGAGATTAATGTGCTTTGCGGCTTAAATTTAGAGGTAAAAAAAGGGGAGATTGTAGTTATCGTTGGTGCCTCTGGCGTGGGCAAAAGCACCTTGCTTAATCTCTTAGGCACACTGGATAAACCGGATAAAGGAGAGATTCGCTTTGAAGGGGAAAATATTGCCCAATTGAGTAAACTGGCAAGATTCAGGAACGAATCGATGGGATTCGTCTTTCAGTTCCATCATCTCCTGCCTGAATTTAGTGCCCTGGAAAATGTAATGTTACCGGGTTTAATTGCTCGACGGCAACAAGGTAAAATAAAAAAAGAGGCAGAATTGTTTTTAGAAGAAGTTGGATTAGGCGAAAGAAAAAACCATAAACCCGGTCAACTATCCTGTGGCGAGGCACAACGAGTCGCCATAGTCCGTGCTTTAATAAATAATCCTCAACTGATTTTAGCCGATGAACCAACCGGGAACTTAGATTGGCACACGGCTCAAGAAGTCTATAGCCTTCTTGAAAAACTTATAAGAGAAAAAAATCATACCCTGATTATGGTTACTCATAATGACGAGTTAGCTAAAAGAGCCGATAGGAGACTTAAATTAGTTGATGGAAAACTAAAAGAAGGGGCTTAGATGAATCATCTCGACAAATAAATTAATTCTCCCATTTTCTCATCTCCAACCGAAAGATGCCACTGAATTAATGAACTTTTTATACTTTCACTGATTATTTCTATCCTTTGCAGGTTTTTCCGAATATTCTTTAATTTTGAATTAAAACTATCCTTATCAATCATCTCCATACCTTGAAATGGTGTGCTAAGTTTAGGAATAAATGGATTGATACTGATGACTAATCGTCCTTTGAAACTGGCTTTAATATTGGAAATTAAGGTAATTAATGCCTTAATATCTTCTTGAGTCTCTGTTGGAATGCCAAGCATAAAGTATAACTTAAGGGTAAGAGGGAGATGGCTATTCAGTAATTCTATTTTCTCTATGATTTTCTCATCTGATATAGGTTTATTAATTAGTTGGCGAAGCCCTGGTGAGCCTGCCTCTGGAGCGATGGTTATAGTTTTTTGATTCAGAGTTTTTAGTAATTCTTTAGTGATTGCCTGAATTCTGAGTGAAGATAAAGATACTTCACCGCCAAGTTCTTTTATCTTCTGGCATATTTCCTGTAAATCAGGATGATTGGATATTGCCCCGCCAACCAATCCGAGCCTTTTAGTATATTTTAATCCTTCTTCTACCTGGCTAAGAATAACATTCAGGCTTCTATATCGAAATGGTTTATACAAATGGCTGGCAAGACAAAATTTACACATTTGGGGACAGCCTCTGGTCAATTCAATGAGGAACATATTGCTAAATTCAGTGTTTTTAGTTATGATGCAGGAGTTCGTTGGATAGAGGTCTAAGAAAGGAATGTGTCTTTTGCTAAACTCCTTTTGACCAGAGGATGGAACATAAACCCCAGGG includes these proteins:
- a CDS encoding ABC transporter ATP-binding protein, with translation MILKAIDVYKSYISGKIEINVLCGLNLEVKKGEIVVIVGASGVGKSTLLNLLGTLDKPDKGEIRFEGENIAQLSKLARFRNESMGFVFQFHHLLPEFSALENVMLPGLIARRQQGKIKKEAELFLEEVGLGERKNHKPGQLSCGEAQRVAIVRALINNPQLILADEPTGNLDWHTAQEVYSLLEKLIREKNHTLIMVTHNDELAKRADRRLKLVDGKLKEGA
- a CDS encoding radical SAM protein is translated as MSWKLIEKTKKLLDQETGAYYKNRRDVAVVLVYPNTYYLGMSNLGFQTIYQLLNKRDDTWCERSFKPEKEELREFLKSKTTLFSLESQRPLNEFDIIAFSLPFELDYFNILPILDLAKIPLLSRDRDKSYPLIIAGGTAVTANPKPLSSFMDIFIIGEGEEVVNEVVDSYLISRDLPKEKILFNLNQIPGVYVPSSGQKEFSKRHIPFLDLYPTNSCIITKNTEFSNMFLIELTRGCPQMCKFCLASHLYKPFRYRSLNVILSQVEEGLKYTKRLGLVGGAISNHPDLQEICQKIKELGGEVSLSSLRIQAITKELLKTLNQKTITIAPEAGSPGLRQLINKPISDEKIIEKIELLNSHLPLTLKLYFMLGIPTETQEDIKALITLISNIKASFKGRLVISINPFIPKLSTPFQGMEMIDKDSFNSKLKNIRKNLQRIEIISESIKSSLIQWHLSVGDEKMGELIYLSR